In the Numida meleagris isolate 19003 breed g44 Domestic line chromosome 5, NumMel1.0, whole genome shotgun sequence genome, one interval contains:
- the SLC11A1 gene encoding natural resistance-associated macrophage protein 1 isoform X1: MPTAASVVRVGHLGSTGTEEPIPMETAAKFLNCIGPEELERCLFAETLALVAAGGQLQGHLWVTARHAPYEREGQQVRSCLLLQAGSQGLLDGVPYSCSLTGYVSMQLETLEQEQHERLEFGAHPMERKIHMVQNPHGMTATVTTREGEGVPWGVPTGRAAAPGVLLRLGLAGGAAGGGRQPAAAAGAGVPPHRAPQHHLPGHRQGGPPLHCHLLLPGHAAAAGGLGAGRGVGGGESPARCPGHPDGVALQPPLQRALGSAGAGGVPRGSSAAGCTHTWQDGCGAPAPLPKAAAGLGGGCPAVLLVPGQEGLAGSLNRGQTDPSNIPVPPRHPVPHAQTYLDELISIPKGSAPGFSFRKLWAFTGPGFLMSIAYLDPGNVESDLQCGAVAGFKLLWVLLWATVLGLLCQRLAIRLGVVTGKDLAEICFLYYPRVPRVLLWLMMEIAIIGSDMQEVIGTAIAFSLLSAGRIPLWGGVLITITDTLFFLFLDKYGLRKLEAFFGLLITIMALTFGYEYVVVRPTQTEVLKGIFLPYCLGCGQEELLQAVGIVGAIIMPHNIFLHSSLVKTRAIDRSKKEEVQEANKYFLTESCLALFVSFLINLFVMAVFGEAFYHQRNEDVHNKCVNSSVSRYANIFPVNNKTVSVDIYQGGVILGCYFGAAALYIWAVGILAAGQSSTMTGTYAGQFVMEGFLQLRWSRFTRVLFTRSLAILPTLFVAAFRDVSQLTGMNDLLNVLQSILLPFAVLPVLTFTSLRPLMHDFANGLLGQVLMSLITGLVCAINVYFVVDFLPTLRGLGYLIPLGLLLVAYVAFVAYLLWTCSIAHGARFLARGRYNRFSFDVAVDGPGVAGPQ; the protein is encoded by the exons ATGCCAACGGCTGCAAGCGTTGTAAGGGTGGGGCACCTCGGGTCGACGGGTACAG AAGAACCCATCCCCATGGAGACGGCTGCTAAGTTCCTGAACTGCATCG GGCCAGAGGAGCTGGAGCGCTGCCTGTTCGCCGAGACACTGGCACTGGTGGCAGCGGGGGGACAGCTGCAGGGACACCTCTGGGTGACCGCCCGACACGCACCCTATGAGCGGGAGGGCCAGCAGGTGCggagctgcctcctgctgcaggccGGCTCCCAGGGGCTGCTGGATGGCGTGCCGTATTCCTGCAGCCTCACAG GGTATGTGTCTATGCAGCTGGAGAcactggagcaggagcagcacgaGCGCTTGGAG TTTGGAGCACATCCCATGGAGAGGAAGATCCACATGGTGCAGAACCCACATGGGATGACCGCCACCGTCACCACCCGGGAGGGAGAG GGTGTCCCATGGGGTGTCCccacaggcagagcagcagcgcCAGGTGTTCTCCTACGGCTGGGCCTCgctggaggggctgctgggggaggccgccagcctgctgctgctgcgggtgCTGGCGTGCCGCCGCACCGTGCCCCCCAGCATCACCTTCCCGGCCATCGACAAGGAGGGCCACCTCTGCACTGCCACCTAC TGCTCCCTgggcatgcagcagcagccggTGGGCTCGGCGCAGGCAGAGGTGTTGGTGGTGGAGAGAGCCCTGCACGCTGCCCAGGGCATCCCGATGGTGTGGCACTACAGCCTCCTCTCCAGCGG GCACTTGGCTCGGCGGGTGCAGGTGGGGTGCCCCGTGgtagcagtgctgcaggatgcaCCCACACTTGGCAGGATGGGTGCGGAGCCCCAGCCCCTCttcccaaagcagctgctgGACTGGGAGGAGGATGTCCAGCTGTGCTCCTTGTTCCTGGACAGGAAG gcCTTGCTGGGTCCCTGAACCGAGGCCAAACTGACCCCAGCAACATCCCTGTCCCCCCGCGTCACCCCGTCCCCCATGCTCAGACCTACCTGGATGAGCTCATCAGCATCCCCAAAGGCAGCGCG CCCGGCTTCAGCTTCAGGAAGCTGTGGGCTTTCACCGGCCCTGGCTTCCTGATGAGCATCGCCTACCTGGACCCGGGCAATGTGGAGTCAGACCTGCAGTGCGGAGCCGTGGCCGGCTTCAAG ctgctgtgggtgctgctgtgggccACAGTGCTGGGACTGCTGTGCCAGCGGTTGGCCATCCGCCTCGGCGTGGTGACAGGGAAGGACCTGGCAGAGATCTGCTTCCTCTATTACCCCAGG GTGCCCCGCGTGCTGCTGTGGCTCATGATGGAAATCGCCATCATCGGCTCAGACATGCAGGAGGTGATCGGGACGGCCATCGCCTTCAGCCTGCTCTCAGCTGGACG CATCCCACTCTGGGGTGGGGTTCTCATCACCATCACAGAcaccctcttcttcctcttccttgaCAAATATG ggCTCCGCAAGCTGGAGGCTTTCTTCGGCCTCCTCATCACCATCATGGCTCTGACCTTTGGCTACGAG TACGTGGTGGTGCGGCCAACGCAGACGGAGGTGCTGAAGGGCATTTTCCTGCCCTACTGCCTGGGCTgcgggcaggaggagctgctccaggctgtGGGCATCGTTGGTGCCATCATCATGCCCCATAACATCTTCCTGCACTCCTCCTTGGTGAAG ACTCGGGCGATTGACCGCTCCAAGAAGGAGGAGGTGCAGGAGGCCAACAAATACTTCCTGACCGAGTCCTGCCTGGCTCTCTTCGTCTCTTTCCTCATCAACCTCTTTGTCATGGCCGTCTTCGGCGAGGCTTTCTACCACCAGCGCAATGAGGACGTG CATAACAAGTGTGTCAACAGCAGTGTCAGTCGCTACGCCAACATCTTCCCCGTCAACAACAAGACAGTCTCTGTGGATATCTACCAGGGG GGTGTCATCCTGGGCTGCTACTTTGGGGCTGCAGCGCTCTACATCTGGGCCGTGGGGATCCTGGCGGCAGGGCAGAGCTCCACCATGACAGGCACTTATGCGGGACAGTTTGTCATGGAG ggcttcctgcagctgcgCTGGTCCCGCTTCACCCGGGTGCTGTTCACTCGCTCCCTGGCCATCCTGCCCACCCTCTTCGTGGCTGCCTTCAGGGACGTGAGCCAGCTGACGGGCATGAACGACCTGCTCAatgtgctgcagagcatcctG CTGCCCTTTGCCGTGCTGCCTGTCCTCACCTTCACCAGCCTGCGCCCGCTCATGCATGACTTCGCCAACGGTCT CCTGGGGCAGGTGCTGATGTCCCTCATCACGGGGTTGGTCTGTGCCATCAATGTGTACTTCGTGGTGGATTTCCTGCCCACGCTGCGGGGCCTGGGCTACCTCATccccctggggctgctgctggtggcctACGTGGCCTTTGTCGCCTACCTG CTCTGGACGTGCAGCATTGCGCACGGAGCACGGTTCCTGGCCAGGGGACGCTACAACCGGTTCAGCTTCGATGTCGCTGTTGACGGGCCGGGGGTGGCAGGGCCGCAGTGA
- the SLC11A1 gene encoding natural resistance-associated macrophage protein 1 isoform X3 encodes MGRCYANGCKRCKEEPIPMETAAKFLNCIGPEELERCLFAETLALVAAGGQLQGHLWVTARHAPYEREGQQVRSCLLLQAGSQGLLDGVPYSCSLTGYVSMQLETLEQEQHERLEFGAHPMERKIHMVQNPHGMTATVTTREGEGVPWGVPTGRAAAPGVLLRLGLAGGAAGGGRQPAAAAGAGVPPHRAPQHHLPGHRQGGPPLHCHLLLPGHAAAAGGLGAGRGVGGGESPARCPGHPDGVALQPPLQRALGSAGAGGVPRGSSAAGCTHTWQDGCGAPAPLPKAAAGLGGGCPAVLLVPGQEGLAGSLNRGQTDPSNIPVPPRHPVPHAQTYLDELISIPKGSAPGFSFRKLWAFTGPGFLMSIAYLDPGNVESDLQCGAVAGFKLLWVLLWATVLGLLCQRLAIRLGVVTGKDLAEICFLYYPRVPRVLLWLMMEIAIIGSDMQEVIGTAIAFSLLSAGRIPLWGGVLITITDTLFFLFLDKYGLRKLEAFFGLLITIMALTFGYEYVVVRPTQTEVLKGIFLPYCLGCGQEELLQAVGIVGAIIMPHNIFLHSSLVKTRAIDRSKKEEVQEANKYFLTESCLALFVSFLINLFVMAVFGEAFYHQRNEDVHNKCVNSSVSRYANIFPVNNKTVSVDIYQGGVILGCYFGAAALYIWAVGILAAGQSSTMTGTYAGQFVMEGFLQLRWSRFTRVLFTRSLAILPTLFVAAFRDVSQLTGMNDLLNVLQSILLPFAVLPVLTFTSLRPLMHDFANGLLGQVLMSLITGLVCAINVYFVVDFLPTLRGLGYLIPLGLLLVAYVAFVAYLLWTCSIAHGARFLARGRYNRFSFDVAVDGPGVAGPQ; translated from the exons ATGGGCCGTTGCTATGCCAACGGCTGCAAGCGTTGTAAGG AAGAACCCATCCCCATGGAGACGGCTGCTAAGTTCCTGAACTGCATCG GGCCAGAGGAGCTGGAGCGCTGCCTGTTCGCCGAGACACTGGCACTGGTGGCAGCGGGGGGACAGCTGCAGGGACACCTCTGGGTGACCGCCCGACACGCACCCTATGAGCGGGAGGGCCAGCAGGTGCggagctgcctcctgctgcaggccGGCTCCCAGGGGCTGCTGGATGGCGTGCCGTATTCCTGCAGCCTCACAG GGTATGTGTCTATGCAGCTGGAGAcactggagcaggagcagcacgaGCGCTTGGAG TTTGGAGCACATCCCATGGAGAGGAAGATCCACATGGTGCAGAACCCACATGGGATGACCGCCACCGTCACCACCCGGGAGGGAGAG GGTGTCCCATGGGGTGTCCccacaggcagagcagcagcgcCAGGTGTTCTCCTACGGCTGGGCCTCgctggaggggctgctgggggaggccgccagcctgctgctgctgcgggtgCTGGCGTGCCGCCGCACCGTGCCCCCCAGCATCACCTTCCCGGCCATCGACAAGGAGGGCCACCTCTGCACTGCCACCTAC TGCTCCCTgggcatgcagcagcagccggTGGGCTCGGCGCAGGCAGAGGTGTTGGTGGTGGAGAGAGCCCTGCACGCTGCCCAGGGCATCCCGATGGTGTGGCACTACAGCCTCCTCTCCAGCGG GCACTTGGCTCGGCGGGTGCAGGTGGGGTGCCCCGTGgtagcagtgctgcaggatgcaCCCACACTTGGCAGGATGGGTGCGGAGCCCCAGCCCCTCttcccaaagcagctgctgGACTGGGAGGAGGATGTCCAGCTGTGCTCCTTGTTCCTGGACAGGAAG gcCTTGCTGGGTCCCTGAACCGAGGCCAAACTGACCCCAGCAACATCCCTGTCCCCCCGCGTCACCCCGTCCCCCATGCTCAGACCTACCTGGATGAGCTCATCAGCATCCCCAAAGGCAGCGCG CCCGGCTTCAGCTTCAGGAAGCTGTGGGCTTTCACCGGCCCTGGCTTCCTGATGAGCATCGCCTACCTGGACCCGGGCAATGTGGAGTCAGACCTGCAGTGCGGAGCCGTGGCCGGCTTCAAG ctgctgtgggtgctgctgtgggccACAGTGCTGGGACTGCTGTGCCAGCGGTTGGCCATCCGCCTCGGCGTGGTGACAGGGAAGGACCTGGCAGAGATCTGCTTCCTCTATTACCCCAGG GTGCCCCGCGTGCTGCTGTGGCTCATGATGGAAATCGCCATCATCGGCTCAGACATGCAGGAGGTGATCGGGACGGCCATCGCCTTCAGCCTGCTCTCAGCTGGACG CATCCCACTCTGGGGTGGGGTTCTCATCACCATCACAGAcaccctcttcttcctcttccttgaCAAATATG ggCTCCGCAAGCTGGAGGCTTTCTTCGGCCTCCTCATCACCATCATGGCTCTGACCTTTGGCTACGAG TACGTGGTGGTGCGGCCAACGCAGACGGAGGTGCTGAAGGGCATTTTCCTGCCCTACTGCCTGGGCTgcgggcaggaggagctgctccaggctgtGGGCATCGTTGGTGCCATCATCATGCCCCATAACATCTTCCTGCACTCCTCCTTGGTGAAG ACTCGGGCGATTGACCGCTCCAAGAAGGAGGAGGTGCAGGAGGCCAACAAATACTTCCTGACCGAGTCCTGCCTGGCTCTCTTCGTCTCTTTCCTCATCAACCTCTTTGTCATGGCCGTCTTCGGCGAGGCTTTCTACCACCAGCGCAATGAGGACGTG CATAACAAGTGTGTCAACAGCAGTGTCAGTCGCTACGCCAACATCTTCCCCGTCAACAACAAGACAGTCTCTGTGGATATCTACCAGGGG GGTGTCATCCTGGGCTGCTACTTTGGGGCTGCAGCGCTCTACATCTGGGCCGTGGGGATCCTGGCGGCAGGGCAGAGCTCCACCATGACAGGCACTTATGCGGGACAGTTTGTCATGGAG ggcttcctgcagctgcgCTGGTCCCGCTTCACCCGGGTGCTGTTCACTCGCTCCCTGGCCATCCTGCCCACCCTCTTCGTGGCTGCCTTCAGGGACGTGAGCCAGCTGACGGGCATGAACGACCTGCTCAatgtgctgcagagcatcctG CTGCCCTTTGCCGTGCTGCCTGTCCTCACCTTCACCAGCCTGCGCCCGCTCATGCATGACTTCGCCAACGGTCT CCTGGGGCAGGTGCTGATGTCCCTCATCACGGGGTTGGTCTGTGCCATCAATGTGTACTTCGTGGTGGATTTCCTGCCCACGCTGCGGGGCCTGGGCTACCTCATccccctggggctgctgctggtggcctACGTGGCCTTTGTCGCCTACCTG CTCTGGACGTGCAGCATTGCGCACGGAGCACGGTTCCTGGCCAGGGGACGCTACAACCGGTTCAGCTTCGATGTCGCTGTTGACGGGCCGGGGGTGGCAGGGCCGCAGTGA
- the SLC11A1 gene encoding natural resistance-associated macrophage protein 1 isoform X2, with the protein MPTAASVVRVGHLGSTEEPIPMETAAKFLNCIGPEELERCLFAETLALVAAGGQLQGHLWVTARHAPYEREGQQVRSCLLLQAGSQGLLDGVPYSCSLTGYVSMQLETLEQEQHERLEFGAHPMERKIHMVQNPHGMTATVTTREGEGVPWGVPTGRAAAPGVLLRLGLAGGAAGGGRQPAAAAGAGVPPHRAPQHHLPGHRQGGPPLHCHLLLPGHAAAAGGLGAGRGVGGGESPARCPGHPDGVALQPPLQRALGSAGAGGVPRGSSAAGCTHTWQDGCGAPAPLPKAAAGLGGGCPAVLLVPGQEGLAGSLNRGQTDPSNIPVPPRHPVPHAQTYLDELISIPKGSAPGFSFRKLWAFTGPGFLMSIAYLDPGNVESDLQCGAVAGFKLLWVLLWATVLGLLCQRLAIRLGVVTGKDLAEICFLYYPRVPRVLLWLMMEIAIIGSDMQEVIGTAIAFSLLSAGRIPLWGGVLITITDTLFFLFLDKYGLRKLEAFFGLLITIMALTFGYEYVVVRPTQTEVLKGIFLPYCLGCGQEELLQAVGIVGAIIMPHNIFLHSSLVKTRAIDRSKKEEVQEANKYFLTESCLALFVSFLINLFVMAVFGEAFYHQRNEDVHNKCVNSSVSRYANIFPVNNKTVSVDIYQGGVILGCYFGAAALYIWAVGILAAGQSSTMTGTYAGQFVMEGFLQLRWSRFTRVLFTRSLAILPTLFVAAFRDVSQLTGMNDLLNVLQSILLPFAVLPVLTFTSLRPLMHDFANGLLGQVLMSLITGLVCAINVYFVVDFLPTLRGLGYLIPLGLLLVAYVAFVAYLLWTCSIAHGARFLARGRYNRFSFDVAVDGPGVAGPQ; encoded by the exons ATGCCAACGGCTGCAAGCGTTGTAAGGGTGGGGCACCTCGGGTCGACGG AAGAACCCATCCCCATGGAGACGGCTGCTAAGTTCCTGAACTGCATCG GGCCAGAGGAGCTGGAGCGCTGCCTGTTCGCCGAGACACTGGCACTGGTGGCAGCGGGGGGACAGCTGCAGGGACACCTCTGGGTGACCGCCCGACACGCACCCTATGAGCGGGAGGGCCAGCAGGTGCggagctgcctcctgctgcaggccGGCTCCCAGGGGCTGCTGGATGGCGTGCCGTATTCCTGCAGCCTCACAG GGTATGTGTCTATGCAGCTGGAGAcactggagcaggagcagcacgaGCGCTTGGAG TTTGGAGCACATCCCATGGAGAGGAAGATCCACATGGTGCAGAACCCACATGGGATGACCGCCACCGTCACCACCCGGGAGGGAGAG GGTGTCCCATGGGGTGTCCccacaggcagagcagcagcgcCAGGTGTTCTCCTACGGCTGGGCCTCgctggaggggctgctgggggaggccgccagcctgctgctgctgcgggtgCTGGCGTGCCGCCGCACCGTGCCCCCCAGCATCACCTTCCCGGCCATCGACAAGGAGGGCCACCTCTGCACTGCCACCTAC TGCTCCCTgggcatgcagcagcagccggTGGGCTCGGCGCAGGCAGAGGTGTTGGTGGTGGAGAGAGCCCTGCACGCTGCCCAGGGCATCCCGATGGTGTGGCACTACAGCCTCCTCTCCAGCGG GCACTTGGCTCGGCGGGTGCAGGTGGGGTGCCCCGTGgtagcagtgctgcaggatgcaCCCACACTTGGCAGGATGGGTGCGGAGCCCCAGCCCCTCttcccaaagcagctgctgGACTGGGAGGAGGATGTCCAGCTGTGCTCCTTGTTCCTGGACAGGAAG gcCTTGCTGGGTCCCTGAACCGAGGCCAAACTGACCCCAGCAACATCCCTGTCCCCCCGCGTCACCCCGTCCCCCATGCTCAGACCTACCTGGATGAGCTCATCAGCATCCCCAAAGGCAGCGCG CCCGGCTTCAGCTTCAGGAAGCTGTGGGCTTTCACCGGCCCTGGCTTCCTGATGAGCATCGCCTACCTGGACCCGGGCAATGTGGAGTCAGACCTGCAGTGCGGAGCCGTGGCCGGCTTCAAG ctgctgtgggtgctgctgtgggccACAGTGCTGGGACTGCTGTGCCAGCGGTTGGCCATCCGCCTCGGCGTGGTGACAGGGAAGGACCTGGCAGAGATCTGCTTCCTCTATTACCCCAGG GTGCCCCGCGTGCTGCTGTGGCTCATGATGGAAATCGCCATCATCGGCTCAGACATGCAGGAGGTGATCGGGACGGCCATCGCCTTCAGCCTGCTCTCAGCTGGACG CATCCCACTCTGGGGTGGGGTTCTCATCACCATCACAGAcaccctcttcttcctcttccttgaCAAATATG ggCTCCGCAAGCTGGAGGCTTTCTTCGGCCTCCTCATCACCATCATGGCTCTGACCTTTGGCTACGAG TACGTGGTGGTGCGGCCAACGCAGACGGAGGTGCTGAAGGGCATTTTCCTGCCCTACTGCCTGGGCTgcgggcaggaggagctgctccaggctgtGGGCATCGTTGGTGCCATCATCATGCCCCATAACATCTTCCTGCACTCCTCCTTGGTGAAG ACTCGGGCGATTGACCGCTCCAAGAAGGAGGAGGTGCAGGAGGCCAACAAATACTTCCTGACCGAGTCCTGCCTGGCTCTCTTCGTCTCTTTCCTCATCAACCTCTTTGTCATGGCCGTCTTCGGCGAGGCTTTCTACCACCAGCGCAATGAGGACGTG CATAACAAGTGTGTCAACAGCAGTGTCAGTCGCTACGCCAACATCTTCCCCGTCAACAACAAGACAGTCTCTGTGGATATCTACCAGGGG GGTGTCATCCTGGGCTGCTACTTTGGGGCTGCAGCGCTCTACATCTGGGCCGTGGGGATCCTGGCGGCAGGGCAGAGCTCCACCATGACAGGCACTTATGCGGGACAGTTTGTCATGGAG ggcttcctgcagctgcgCTGGTCCCGCTTCACCCGGGTGCTGTTCACTCGCTCCCTGGCCATCCTGCCCACCCTCTTCGTGGCTGCCTTCAGGGACGTGAGCCAGCTGACGGGCATGAACGACCTGCTCAatgtgctgcagagcatcctG CTGCCCTTTGCCGTGCTGCCTGTCCTCACCTTCACCAGCCTGCGCCCGCTCATGCATGACTTCGCCAACGGTCT CCTGGGGCAGGTGCTGATGTCCCTCATCACGGGGTTGGTCTGTGCCATCAATGTGTACTTCGTGGTGGATTTCCTGCCCACGCTGCGGGGCCTGGGCTACCTCATccccctggggctgctgctggtggcctACGTGGCCTTTGTCGCCTACCTG CTCTGGACGTGCAGCATTGCGCACGGAGCACGGTTCCTGGCCAGGGGACGCTACAACCGGTTCAGCTTCGATGTCGCTGTTGACGGGCCGGGGGTGGCAGGGCCGCAGTGA
- the SLC11A1 gene encoding natural resistance-associated macrophage protein 1 isoform X5, which produces MPTAASVVRVGHLGSTGTEEPIPMETAAKFLNCIGPEELERCLFAETLALVAAGGQLQGHLWVTARHAPYEREGQQVRSCLLLQAGSQGLLDGVPYSCSLTGYVSMQLETLEQEQHERLEFGAHPMERKIHMVQNPHGMTATVTTREGEGVPWGVPTGRAAAPGVLLRLGLAGGAAGGGRQPAAAAGAGVPPHRAPQHHLPGHRQGGPPLHCHLLLPGHAAAAGGLGAGRGVGGGESPARCPGHPDGVALQPPLQRDGCGAPAPLPKAAAGLGGGCPAVLLVPGQEGLAGSLNRGQTDPSNIPVPPRHPVPHAQTYLDELISIPKGSAPGFSFRKLWAFTGPGFLMSIAYLDPGNVESDLQCGAVAGFKLLWVLLWATVLGLLCQRLAIRLGVVTGKDLAEICFLYYPRVPRVLLWLMMEIAIIGSDMQEVIGTAIAFSLLSAGRIPLWGGVLITITDTLFFLFLDKYGLRKLEAFFGLLITIMALTFGYEYVVVRPTQTEVLKGIFLPYCLGCGQEELLQAVGIVGAIIMPHNIFLHSSLVKTRAIDRSKKEEVQEANKYFLTESCLALFVSFLINLFVMAVFGEAFYHQRNEDVHNKCVNSSVSRYANIFPVNNKTVSVDIYQGGVILGCYFGAAALYIWAVGILAAGQSSTMTGTYAGQFVMEGFLQLRWSRFTRVLFTRSLAILPTLFVAAFRDVSQLTGMNDLLNVLQSILLPFAVLPVLTFTSLRPLMHDFANGLLGQVLMSLITGLVCAINVYFVVDFLPTLRGLGYLIPLGLLLVAYVAFVAYLLWTCSIAHGARFLARGRYNRFSFDVAVDGPGVAGPQ; this is translated from the exons ATGCCAACGGCTGCAAGCGTTGTAAGGGTGGGGCACCTCGGGTCGACGGGTACAG AAGAACCCATCCCCATGGAGACGGCTGCTAAGTTCCTGAACTGCATCG GGCCAGAGGAGCTGGAGCGCTGCCTGTTCGCCGAGACACTGGCACTGGTGGCAGCGGGGGGACAGCTGCAGGGACACCTCTGGGTGACCGCCCGACACGCACCCTATGAGCGGGAGGGCCAGCAGGTGCggagctgcctcctgctgcaggccGGCTCCCAGGGGCTGCTGGATGGCGTGCCGTATTCCTGCAGCCTCACAG GGTATGTGTCTATGCAGCTGGAGAcactggagcaggagcagcacgaGCGCTTGGAG TTTGGAGCACATCCCATGGAGAGGAAGATCCACATGGTGCAGAACCCACATGGGATGACCGCCACCGTCACCACCCGGGAGGGAGAG GGTGTCCCATGGGGTGTCCccacaggcagagcagcagcgcCAGGTGTTCTCCTACGGCTGGGCCTCgctggaggggctgctgggggaggccgccagcctgctgctgctgcgggtgCTGGCGTGCCGCCGCACCGTGCCCCCCAGCATCACCTTCCCGGCCATCGACAAGGAGGGCCACCTCTGCACTGCCACCTAC TGCTCCCTgggcatgcagcagcagccggTGGGCTCGGCGCAGGCAGAGGTGTTGGTGGTGGAGAGAGCCCTGCACGCTGCCCAGGGCATCCCGATGGTGTGGCACTACAGCCTCCTCTCCAGCGG GATGGGTGCGGAGCCCCAGCCCCTCttcccaaagcagctgctgGACTGGGAGGAGGATGTCCAGCTGTGCTCCTTGTTCCTGGACAGGAAG gcCTTGCTGGGTCCCTGAACCGAGGCCAAACTGACCCCAGCAACATCCCTGTCCCCCCGCGTCACCCCGTCCCCCATGCTCAGACCTACCTGGATGAGCTCATCAGCATCCCCAAAGGCAGCGCG CCCGGCTTCAGCTTCAGGAAGCTGTGGGCTTTCACCGGCCCTGGCTTCCTGATGAGCATCGCCTACCTGGACCCGGGCAATGTGGAGTCAGACCTGCAGTGCGGAGCCGTGGCCGGCTTCAAG ctgctgtgggtgctgctgtgggccACAGTGCTGGGACTGCTGTGCCAGCGGTTGGCCATCCGCCTCGGCGTGGTGACAGGGAAGGACCTGGCAGAGATCTGCTTCCTCTATTACCCCAGG GTGCCCCGCGTGCTGCTGTGGCTCATGATGGAAATCGCCATCATCGGCTCAGACATGCAGGAGGTGATCGGGACGGCCATCGCCTTCAGCCTGCTCTCAGCTGGACG CATCCCACTCTGGGGTGGGGTTCTCATCACCATCACAGAcaccctcttcttcctcttccttgaCAAATATG ggCTCCGCAAGCTGGAGGCTTTCTTCGGCCTCCTCATCACCATCATGGCTCTGACCTTTGGCTACGAG TACGTGGTGGTGCGGCCAACGCAGACGGAGGTGCTGAAGGGCATTTTCCTGCCCTACTGCCTGGGCTgcgggcaggaggagctgctccaggctgtGGGCATCGTTGGTGCCATCATCATGCCCCATAACATCTTCCTGCACTCCTCCTTGGTGAAG ACTCGGGCGATTGACCGCTCCAAGAAGGAGGAGGTGCAGGAGGCCAACAAATACTTCCTGACCGAGTCCTGCCTGGCTCTCTTCGTCTCTTTCCTCATCAACCTCTTTGTCATGGCCGTCTTCGGCGAGGCTTTCTACCACCAGCGCAATGAGGACGTG CATAACAAGTGTGTCAACAGCAGTGTCAGTCGCTACGCCAACATCTTCCCCGTCAACAACAAGACAGTCTCTGTGGATATCTACCAGGGG GGTGTCATCCTGGGCTGCTACTTTGGGGCTGCAGCGCTCTACATCTGGGCCGTGGGGATCCTGGCGGCAGGGCAGAGCTCCACCATGACAGGCACTTATGCGGGACAGTTTGTCATGGAG ggcttcctgcagctgcgCTGGTCCCGCTTCACCCGGGTGCTGTTCACTCGCTCCCTGGCCATCCTGCCCACCCTCTTCGTGGCTGCCTTCAGGGACGTGAGCCAGCTGACGGGCATGAACGACCTGCTCAatgtgctgcagagcatcctG CTGCCCTTTGCCGTGCTGCCTGTCCTCACCTTCACCAGCCTGCGCCCGCTCATGCATGACTTCGCCAACGGTCT CCTGGGGCAGGTGCTGATGTCCCTCATCACGGGGTTGGTCTGTGCCATCAATGTGTACTTCGTGGTGGATTTCCTGCCCACGCTGCGGGGCCTGGGCTACCTCATccccctggggctgctgctggtggcctACGTGGCCTTTGTCGCCTACCTG CTCTGGACGTGCAGCATTGCGCACGGAGCACGGTTCCTGGCCAGGGGACGCTACAACCGGTTCAGCTTCGATGTCGCTGTTGACGGGCCGGGGGTGGCAGGGCCGCAGTGA